One Rhipicephalus microplus isolate Deutch F79 chromosome 4, USDA_Rmic, whole genome shotgun sequence genomic window carries:
- the LOC119171489 gene encoding uncharacterized protein LOC119171489 isoform X1, whose amino-acid sequence MIYYPRYHTRAVTQALFPRKSQILAMQGNVMVPVLLTLVVAVTGVCAAPLDEHVVCPLVDGKGVNATLFPNIYNCSTFYLCSQGVPELIECPGALQFNRKLNVCDFSWRAACVAGPLPEPLPPTTEAPPATERIIITQVVKEIIKPADDQALSS is encoded by the exons ATGATTTATTATCCAAGGTATCATACAAGAGCCGTAACGCAAGCTCTTTTCCCAAG AAAATCTCAAATCCTAGCCATGCAAGGTAATGTGATGGTGCCAGTTCTTCTGACGCTGGTCGTCGCTGTGACGGGTGTCTGCGCGGCCCCTCTTGACGAGCACGTGGTGTGCCCTCTCGTGGACGGCAAGGGTGTGAATGCCACGCTGTTTCCGAACATCTACAACTGCTCCACCTTCTACCTGTGCTCCCAG GGTGTTCCAGAACTCATCGAGTGCCCTGGTGCCCTGCAATTCAACCGCAAGCTGAACGTGTGCGATTTCTCCTGGAGGGCCGCATGCGTAGCGGGTCCTCTGCCAGAACCCCTGCCGCCAACCACTGAGGCCCCTCCTGCGACCGAGAGGATCATCATCACCCAAGTGGTCAAGGAAATCATCAAGCCTGCTGATGACCAGGCCCTGTCTTCATAG
- the LOC119171489 gene encoding uncharacterized protein LOC119171489 isoform X2 produces the protein MQGNVMVPVLLTLVVAVTGVCAAPLDEHVVCPLVDGKGVNATLFPNIYNCSTFYLCSQGVPELIECPGALQFNRKLNVCDFSWRAACVAGPLPEPLPPTTEAPPATERIIITQVVKEIIKPADDQALSS, from the exons ATGCAAGGTAATGTGATGGTGCCAGTTCTTCTGACGCTGGTCGTCGCTGTGACGGGTGTCTGCGCGGCCCCTCTTGACGAGCACGTGGTGTGCCCTCTCGTGGACGGCAAGGGTGTGAATGCCACGCTGTTTCCGAACATCTACAACTGCTCCACCTTCTACCTGTGCTCCCAG GGTGTTCCAGAACTCATCGAGTGCCCTGGTGCCCTGCAATTCAACCGCAAGCTGAACGTGTGCGATTTCTCCTGGAGGGCCGCATGCGTAGCGGGTCCTCTGCCAGAACCCCTGCCGCCAACCACTGAGGCCCCTCCTGCGACCGAGAGGATCATCATCACCCAAGTGGTCAAGGAAATCATCAAGCCTGCTGATGACCAGGCCCTGTCTTCATAG